From Streptomyces sp. HUAS MG91, the proteins below share one genomic window:
- a CDS encoding LacI family DNA-binding transcriptional regulator, with protein sequence MTVTLADVAARAQVSPATVSRVLNGNYPVAAATRERVLKAVDELDYVLNGPASALAAATSDLVGVLVNDIADPFFGIMASAVQSEIVGPGGRAGGERLAVVCNTGGSPERELTYLTLLQRQRAAAVVLTGGAIEDAAHVAAVASKLRRLAEAGTRVVLCGRPPVPDAGAVALTFDNRGGGRELTEHLLGLGHRRIGYVAGPEERTTTRDRLEGHREALAAAGVEESPGLVVHGSYDRAAGYAATRELLGRDSSLTAVVAANDTVALGACAALREAGLRIPEDVSVAGFDDLPFSVDAVPALTTVRLPLAEAAARAGRIAMGREAAPVGGVDVVGGELMVRGSTGVPRGV encoded by the coding sequence ATGACCGTGACCCTCGCGGATGTGGCCGCCCGCGCGCAGGTGTCCCCCGCCACCGTCTCGCGCGTGCTCAACGGCAACTATCCGGTCGCCGCCGCCACCCGTGAGCGGGTGCTGAAGGCCGTGGACGAGCTGGACTACGTGCTCAACGGCCCGGCGAGCGCGCTCGCCGCCGCCACGTCCGATCTGGTCGGGGTGCTGGTCAACGACATCGCCGACCCCTTCTTCGGGATCATGGCGTCCGCCGTGCAGTCGGAGATCGTCGGCCCCGGCGGGCGCGCGGGCGGCGAACGGCTCGCGGTGGTCTGCAACACGGGTGGTTCTCCGGAACGCGAGTTGACGTATCTGACGCTGCTCCAGCGCCAGCGCGCGGCGGCGGTCGTCCTGACCGGCGGGGCGATCGAGGACGCGGCCCATGTGGCGGCGGTGGCTTCGAAGTTGAGGCGGCTCGCGGAGGCCGGCACGCGGGTGGTGCTGTGCGGGCGGCCGCCGGTGCCGGACGCGGGCGCGGTGGCGCTGACCTTCGACAACCGCGGCGGGGGCCGGGAGCTGACGGAGCATCTGCTCGGGCTCGGGCACCGGCGCATCGGGTACGTCGCCGGGCCGGAGGAGCGCACCACGACCCGGGACCGCCTGGAGGGGCACCGCGAGGCGCTGGCCGCCGCCGGGGTCGAGGAGTCGCCCGGTCTGGTGGTGCACGGTTCCTACGACCGGGCGGCCGGGTATGCGGCGACGCGCGAACTCCTGGGCAGGGATTCCTCGTTGACGGCCGTGGTGGCCGCCAACGACACGGTCGCGCTGGGTGCGTGCGCGGCGCTGCGGGAGGCCGGGCTGCGCATCCCCGAGGACGTCTCGGTGGCGGGCTTCGACGATCTGCCCTTCAGCGTGGACGCGGTGCCCGCGCTGACGACGGTCAGGCTTCCGCTGGCGGAGGCGGCGGCACGGGCTGGTCGTATCGCGATGGGGCGGGAGGCGGCGCCGGTGGGTGGGGTGGATGTGGTGGGCGGGGAGTTGATGGTGCGGGGGTCTACGGGGGTTCCACGCGGGGTGTGA